The following proteins come from a genomic window of Salvia hispanica cultivar TCC Black 2014 chromosome 4, UniMelb_Shisp_WGS_1.0, whole genome shotgun sequence:
- the LOC125220223 gene encoding E3 ubiquitin-protein ligase ORTHRUS 2-like, translating to MSSNQVAQVSQLPCDGDGVCMVCKQKPAEEEILSCKTCVTPWHVACLTSARPQTLADTPHWECPDCSDLSSCAAPAVSGGSLVEKIRAIEADASLTDLEKARRRQELLGGPKEGEETEAKGAGGVSGILGDQFNCSICMQLLDRPVSTPCGHNFCLKCFQKWTGQQRMKTCAICRKMIPVKMAKEPRINSAIVMAIRTAKASQSNCSGGPAKVSHFIHNQDRPDKAFTTERAKKTGKANACSGKIFVTIPSDFLGPITPEYDPTRGLGVTVGETWEDRMECRQWGAHFPHVAGIGGQSNHGAQSVALSGGYEDDEDHGEWFLYTGSGGRDLTGNKRTNKKQSFDQSFKSSNEALRVSCREGYPVRVVRSHKEKRSSYAPETGVRYDGIYRVEKCWRKAGQQGFVVCRYLFVRCDNDPAPWTIDTQGDRPRPLPSIPELNQAKDITERKKSPAWDFDEQKGIWTWTRPQPPSQKTLVDGDKVKITKRKNQSGTGSVKAKLLKEFGCLICRKVMVQPLTTPCAHNFCKACLEGAFSGQSHIKERKTGGRTLRAQKNVMKCPSCTQDISEFLQNPQINRELMSVIETLQKQLEEESSKAKENEDAQSLNSSENAEEEGSEVEVREDAVSVSKRRKLSNDGAQAGEPEGTKDDEVAEPGRLADGDESTQVNVHECADETPDAVAESTKEEKAEKPDVGATEGLEPAKRGRGRPKKASVQNSSGAN from the exons ATGTCTTCAAACCAAGTCGCGCAGGTCAGCCAGCTCCCgtgcgacggcgacggcgtgTGCATGGTCTGCAAGCAGAAGCCGGCGGAGGAGGAGATCCTCTCGTGCAAGACGTGCGTGACGCCGTGGCACGTGGCGTGCCTCACATCCGCCCGACCACAAACCCTAGCCGACACGCCCCACTGGGAGTGCCCCGACTGCTCCGATCTCTCATCCTGCGCCGCGCCGGCCGTCTCCGGAGGCAGCCTGGTGGAGAAGATCCGCGCGATCGAAGCCGATGCGTCGCTCACGGACCTGGAGAAGGCGAGGCGGCGCCAGGAGCTGCTCGGAGGGCCGAAAGAAGGTGAGGAGACGGAGGCGAAGGGCGCTGGGGGTGTTTCGGGGATTTTAGGGGACCAGTTCAACTGCTCCATTTGCATGCAGCTTTTAGATCGACCTGTTTCG ACGCCGTGTGGTCACAACTTCTGCTTGAAATGCTTCCAAAAATGGACAGGGCAACAACGCATGAAGACCTGTGCTATTTGTCGGAAGATGATTCCAGTCAAGATGGCTAAGGAGCCTCGAATAAACTCTGCCATTGTCATGGCAATCCGAACAGCTAAAGCTTCCCAGTCGAACTGCTCGGGAGGCCCTGCAAAGGTATCCCACTTCATCCACAACCAAGATCGCCCCGACAAAGCATTTACAACAGAGCGTGCGAAAAAAACCGGAAAGGCTAACGCATGCAGTGGGAAGATATTTGTGACCATTCCCTCAGATTTTCTTGGTCCAATCACACCAGAGTACGACCCGACAAGGGGCTTAGGTGTGACAGTTGGAGAAACTTGGGAAGACAGGATGGAATGCAGGCAATGGGGCGCTCACTTCCCTCATGTTGCAGGTATTGGGGGTCAATCTAATCATGGGGCCCAGTCGGTTGCACTGTCAGGTGGTTATGAGGACGACGAGGATCACGGAGAATGGTTTCTCTACACGGGGAG TGGTGGACGCGACCTTACTGGGAATAAAAGGACGAACAAGAAACAGTCCTTTGACCAGAGCTTCAAAAGTTCCAATGAGGCTCTAAGGGTTAGTTGTCGCGAGGGCTATCCTGTACGGGTTGTGAG GTCCCACAAAGAAAAGCGATCTTCTTACGCACCAGAGACGGGTGTGCGTTATGACGGGATTTACAGGGTAGAGAAGTGCTGGCGCAAGGCTGGGCAACAA GGATTTGTCGTCTGTCGTTATCTGTTTGTGCGTTGTGATAATGATCCAGCACCATGGACCAT TGACACCCAAGGAGATCGTCCGAGGCCTCTACCTTCAATTCCCGAGCTGAACCAAGCTAAGGATATTACCGAAAGGAAAAAGAGTCCTGCCTGGGATTTCGAT GAGCAGAAGGGCATCTGGACATGGACGAGACCTCAACCGCCCAGTCAAAAAACGCTCGTAGACGGTGATAAAGTAAAGATCACCAAGAGGAAAAACCAAAGCGGGACTGGATCAGTTAAAGCAAAGCTTCTGAAAG AATTTGGCTGCCTCATCTGTCGGAAAGTGATGGTTCAGCCACTCACTACTCCCTGCGCGCATAACTTCTGCAAGGCGTGCTTAGAGGGCGCCTTTTCCGGTCAATCTCACAtcaaagagagaaaaactgGAGGGAGGACGCTTCGTGCACAGAAAAATGTTATGAAGTGCCCATCTTGCACACAAGATATTTCTGAGTTCCTTCAAAATCCTCAG ATCAACAGAGAGTTGATGAGCGTGATTGAAACGCTGCAGAAGCAGTTGGAGGAGGAGAGCTCCAAGGCTAAGGAAAACGAGGATGCCCAAAGCTTGAATTCAAGCGAGAATGCTGAAGAAGAGGGCTCAGAAGTGGAAGTGCGAGAAGATGCAGTTAGCGTTTCTAAGCGAAGGAAGCTTAGCAACGATGGTGCCCAAGCCGGAGAGCCAGAAGGGACAAAAGACGATGAGGTAGCAGAACCAGGCAGGCTTGCTGATGGAGACGAGAGCACACAAGTAAATGTGCACGAGTGTGCTGATGAAACACCAGATGCAGTTGCTGAAAGCACAAAAGAGGAAAAGGCTGAGAAACCTGATGTGGGAGCCACAGAAGGCCTCGAACCAGCAAAGCGTGGGCGTGGTAGGCCTAAGAAAGCCTCTGTGCAGAACAGTTCTGGGGCGAATTGA
- the LOC125220222 gene encoding putative F-box/LRR-repeat protein 23 translates to MVRVKKSESSEPVIVTEPSIPTVASSISSVPPPPSPPWTELPDDLTVNILQRLHTKEILINVQEVCSKWWRLCQDPAMWRIIDLDHQHCRWYGLKEFKEICRRAVDHSQGQLVELKLTGLAVSSELRCLTLPESQIIGYVLTGAIKKLPRLAELHLYVMSMPNPTDLETIGISCPMLKSFTYRNHWVVNLDVSKHVVAIRKTMPNLRCVLLCGKWMVNRGLEAILDGCYHLKSLDLGRCKGLDMQGALVKRCSDQLKDLRLRPVSPPSISYQDWDYDSDWSYYIYNSSDSDEEYQ, encoded by the exons atgGTGAG AGTAAAGAAGTCTGAATCCAGCGAGCCCGTAATCGTAACTGAACCTTCAATTCCCACGGTTGCATCTTCAATATCATCAGTCCCGCCTCCACCATCGCCGCCGTGGACTGAACTACCTGATGACTTGACGGTGAATATCCTGCAAAGGCTTCACACTAAAGAGATACTGATAAATGTGCAGGAAGTGTGTAGTAAATGGTGGAGACTCTGCCAGGATCCTGCCATGTGGCGCATCATTGATTTGGATCATCAACATTGTCGTTGGTATGGGCTCAAAGAATTTAAGGAAATTTGCCGTCGCGCAGTTGATCATAGCCAGGGGCAATTGGTCGAGCTAAAGCTTACTGGTTTAGCAGT ATCAAGTGAGCTGCGATGCCTGACACTACCGGAGTCTCAAATAATAGGGTATGTTTTGACTGGGGCAATCAAGAAACTCCCACGATTGGCAGAGTTGCATCTCTACGTGATGTCAATGCCTAATCCCACAGATTTGGAAACCATTGGCATTTCATGCCCAATGTTGAAATCATTCACATATAGAAACCATTGGGTTGTGAATCTAGACGTTTCAAAGCATGTTGTAGCAATTAGGAAAACCATGCCTAATCTGCGTTGTGTCCTACTTTGTGGAAAGTGGATGGTAAATAGGGGACTGGAAGCAATTCTCGATGGATGCTACCACCTCAAATCACTTGATCTTGGGAGATGCAAAGGTCTTGATATGCAAGGTGCTCTAGTCAAAAGATGTTCCGACCAATTAAAAGATCTGAGGCTCCGTCCGGTGTCTCCACCCTCTATCAGCTATCAAGATTGGGATTACGACAGTGATTGGTCATATTATATCTACAATTCCAGTGATAGTGATGAAGAATATCAATAG